The segment TATGCACTTGCGCTGTTGATGCAATAATATTATCTGCAATTTTTATCTTTTTCCTTTTTCTATTCTTTAAAGCCTGTAATGCTATTTCTTCGGATGTGTCTATCACTTTAAAATGATTAAGAAGTTCTTTTACTGCTTTCACTTCTTTTTTGTTATAATTAAATGAAAGAACCTCTATGTATGTTAATCGTGATATACAAGATTGACTAATATATTTTTCCAAAAATTCAGAGGCAATTATTTCTCCATTTAAATGATATATTAAAATATTTGAATCAATTAAATACTTACTATCGTTCATATTCTTCCCGAATCTGCTTTTGCCATTTAACTGGGTCTATTTTATACTTTTTCAACATCCCTTTTGTTTTATTGAGTATCATTGTACAACTTGACTTGCCATATGATTCTTTAATTCCAACATCAATGGGGAACAATAGCACTTCTATGTCTTTATTTATATATTCGTTGGGAATCCTAATCGTTAAGCTCTTTTTTGTTGGTTTGACCAATATTCTAATCATAGCATTTTATATCTCCATAATATTCATCAAAAAATGATTTGCTTATTAAAATATTACCATAACAAGCTAAAAAAGAAAAGTATTTAAAATCAATATTACCTCTTCTCGGGGTAACCTGTTATTTCGCGTATGTCCTCGTACAAAGGTTTTAAATGGCTATATAATTTCTGGTACACCTTTTTATACAGCTTATCATAAATTTCCACATCCTTTGGATTGGGATAAAATACTTTTCCAACACGCGTCATTGCACCAACTGCAGTCTTAAAATCTGGATACATCTTTAATCCTACTGCAGCGTCTATTGCAGCACCCAATGCAGAAGTTTCAAAGGTATGCGGCCGCTCTGTAGGCAGATTAAAAATATCAGCAGTAAGCTGCATTGCAACATCGCTCTGTGCACCGCCTCCGGATACTCGCAGCTTTTCAATGGGTACTTTGTTTCGCTTCTGTGTTCGCTCTGCACCTTCGCGAAGTGCATAGGCCAATCCTTCAAGTATTGCACGATAGATGTGCACACGGGTGTGAACATCACCAAATCCAATTATTGCCCCCTTTGCTTCAGGTCCTGGGATCTTAACTCCTGGCGACCAGTATGGTTGTAGTGTAAGTCCCATTGAGCCAGGGGGAATTTCTTTTACTAATCTATCGAACAGTGCCTCAGGCTTTATGCCCATCTTCTTTGCCTGCAGTTCTTCCCGAGCACCAAATTCCTTCACAAACCAGCTTAACATCCAGAAACCTCTATACACCATAACCTCGGTATTGTATGCTCCCGGTACCGCACTTGGGTATGGCGGAAAGAACGGTATAATTTCAACATACTTAGTGTTGGTTGTTTCCACTGTTGCAGTGGTGCCGTAGCTTAAGCAGGCAATATTTGGTGTAAGGCATCCTGACCCAAGCACTTCACAGGCTTTATCAGCAGCACCTGCAATGAGTGGCAATCCCTGAGGTATTCCCGTTTCACTGGCAGCTTTTTTTGTTATGTAACCTAACACCTCAGTGGGTTTAACCAAGCGCACCAGCGTATCTTTGCTCATAGGAAACAGGCGCC is part of the Spirochaetota bacterium genome and harbors:
- a CDS encoding FGGY-family carbohydrate kinase, with the translated sequence MPKNELILSIDAGTQSIRAIVFNLQGNVVDIVKTPIEPYFSNYPGWAEQDPEYYWRTLCTTTKKLLAKGKVKKDAIRGVTLTTQRDTVINVDKNGKPLRPAIVWLDQRRADKSIVKLPWYIKAGLKVVNMLEAVEYFITESEANWIRQYQPEIWEKTYKFLFLSGFFTYRLTGDFVDSVGCQVGFIPFDYKTQDWAPSSDLKWRLFPMSKDTLVRLVKPTEVLGYITKKAASETGIPQGLPLIAGAADKACEVLGSGCLTPNIACLSYGTTATVETTNTKYVEIIPFFPPYPSAVPGAYNTEVMVYRGFWMLSWFVKEFGAREELQAKKMGIKPEALFDRLVKEIPPGSMGLTLQPYWSPGVKIPGPEAKGAIIGFGDVHTRVHIYRAILEGLAYALREGAERTQKRNKVPIEKLRVSGGGAQSDVAMQLTADIFNLPTERPHTFETSALGAAIDAAVGLKMYPDFKTAVGAMTRVGKVFYPNPKDVEIYDKLYKKVYQKLYSHLKPLYEDIREITGYPEKR
- a CDS encoding PIN domain-containing protein, with protein sequence MNDSKYLIDSNILIYHLNGEIIASEFLEKYISQSCISRLTYIEVLSFNYNKKEVKAVKELLNHFKVIDTSEEIALQALKNRKRKKIKIADNIIASTAQVHNLILVTRNVEDYKSLKLKIINPFD